From the Lathyrus oleraceus cultivar Zhongwan6 chromosome 3, CAAS_Psat_ZW6_1.0, whole genome shotgun sequence genome, the window gcatcaccatcggaggtttgtctctcgaataaatcacttttctATAGCgacgacgaacaccaaacatgtttgcaatatgatgaaaagagatgtggaaaaatgaatcacacaacacctctatttatacaAAAGAAAATTGCACATTACAATGAGACGCCAGaccaattgacgcctcctctcATTTAGTGtacatgggcgccaattggattggcaacacCATGTGTTGTCGCCAATCCAATTGATGTCCCCTCTTAAAAATTAAGGACAGAGGCCTATTGATCTGGCGCCTATGCCTTActatttttttttgaaaatggatAGATTAGGAATTAGTTTGAAAACTgaattattttagattttttttttaaaatctagAATATTTGAGTAAAAATTTTACCAATCACGAATCTTAccattttattaaaaaataaatagaaaatttTATTTAGAGAGAAATAAATACAAATACTGAATAATAGACTCTACCTTTCATTAAAAAAGTATATCCTACTATTGAGAAAACTCCACCGATATATATTTTTTCAAACATGTTTATATTTATCACTCTAATTAAAATCCTCTTTTCACTTTAATGAATTACAAGATTTGTTTTTTTTCTTAGAAATTGAAATTGGAATTGAGTAAGACaatatttattttgttttgaattttattttttattttgtgtGTGTTTTAACGACATTTTTATCTCCTAATTTATCACATTtactaatataatattaatttttaaaagaaaacgatttgatttttaaaatattacaTTTGCTACATTTAGTAAAAAAAATGATGTGACATATTTCATAAATGTTATGGAAAACTCAATTATATATTCTAACCAGTCTTATAAGCTGGACAGTCACAATTATCTTTATACTATATTATTCCTTCTTGCTTTATGATCCAGAGTGTTTAAGCTGATTTCTTCCTCAGAGTGAATAGCATAACGAGTTTTCATCACCTAATTTCAATGTCACACCAGTTGAAACCTGCAAAACCATTACTAGACATTCTTACACTTTATTCCAATGCACATGCACATAATAAAAATTGCAATGGATATTCTTACACTTTACTAAACATTTTGACTTACAGAATGTGTGAAGCCATCAAAAGCTCTTGGTCATTGTCCAATAGCATCTTCACCAAATCTTACTGAAACGCATAATCACTACTAGAAAATATCATTTTAGCCTGAACGTAAATTGGATGTTAAACGTTGAAATCTGGACACTAACAACAATTTAGCGTCCAATTCATTGATGACAATAAAAACCTTGAAACTAAACATTAACATCCTCCTGAAACTAATTAGAATTATATAAATGGACTCTAAAACAGAAGTTAAGTAGTGATCTCATCGTAGATGTTAATTAGTGTTTATAATCTGCTGAAGCTAAATTTAACATCAACATATTTTAAACTCTAACTAGCATTAATTTTTAAGGAAGCTAAATTTAACATCAACATATTCTAAAGGCTAAATAGTATTAATTTATTGTTGATTCTAAATTTCGAgtccaaaataaaaaatactaagtcaaatttataaaattattaaataCTTTAATTTAGCATAAAAAAATTGGTGCTAATATTATTACCAGTTAAATAATAGTTATAAATTGTTTATTTTGTAAATCACAACTGATAGaaattgtttatttatttattgtgTAAAACAATAGTTTAAAAAAAAGCATTTGCATTTGAATGTATGAATATTTGGATGCTAAATAGATGCTATTAGCATCAAAAATTGGTTGATGCTAAATTGTTTGAAGCTAAATCACATTTTTCTTTTAGGGAACAATAATCAGAATCAAAAATAGAAATTTGAAGAGTTTGAAGGGTATTAAGTGTGCACTCTATTCTTTTACAAAGTTTGAAGAGTAATACCGGACGACACACTGCTCAAACCTTAAACAAACTTTAAAACATGTATTTTTTGTTGCCACGAAAGGGAGCATGCTCCTTCATGTGTTCACCTTGCAAACAACCACATTCATGAAAATCATTTTTTAATAAATTGACAAATAAAAAAGATGTTAAATGTTGTTACCTATTAATCCATAACACATAATCTTATGTTGAAATATTCATAATACAATGCAATCAACAATGGATGTAACTTATAAAGAATGAAATATATGCATAACATTCTTATTCCTTATTCAAAACTAACTTGTGAAATTGTCAAATGGATCAATAATAATGGTTGTGTTATTCATGACTTCAAAATTACGAATTATTCATGACTCCAAAAAATTCAAATTGTGTATGTAAATACAATTGAAAAAAATGTTTAATACAAAGTTTAGTAAATGGTCAGTATATACATGTATAATTATGTATTTTCGTACCTAAAAATGAATTAAAGAGGTCCAACCTGCCCAAAAAAGCAACTGCTCCACCAGAACCAGCAAAATAAAATTCTACAAGCAAATCAGAAAATTATAATGAGACTTAATTTTAACAAGTTTTAAAAAGGCACAATTGATTTCCTATAGTCCATGAAACAATTAAATCAATTATCTCATATTATTCAAGTAGATCAAGGACTTTTGGGCCATTCTCGTTAGAAGGCTTTAATCAGATTTGAGAACAAATAAGCGTCTCGACCATTCCTAGACTCAAAGAGCTCCTATACATGTCTAAAATCCTTCCCCCATTGCTAAAAGCACTTTCTAATGCTACACTTGAAACATGTGTTGCCAAAACATCCCTAACCAATGTTGCTAATATAGGATAACATGTGGAATTCTCCTTCCACCATTTAAGAATGTTAAATCTTTCAGCATCTTTCTAACAAGGGTCACCTAAGTACTTCTCTAATTCATTTTGATTATCAATTGTGTCTTTCTCCTTCAAGTGTTGTTTAAAAGCATAAACACTAGTAAGAAGTGATAATTTTTTAGGTTGGGTAGACATTTCTCTAAGGGTAGTGCTCCTTGATGGTGCATCTAAGATACCAGCCCCACAATTCTTCTCATACTCATTTATATATCAATTGTATAGTTTAAATAAACTGATTTTGACACACTCAAATCTTTTTCTTCGCAAGTTCACTACCAATCCCATACATGTCATTGAAAGACCATCCAATTTAGCCAAACTTAAACCTATTGTCAAAGATCACtcaaaaataaagaaaatgattCACTTTTACCATATTTCCCCAATATTTATCATATTTAGTCTTCATACTTGAAACCATTGGAGGCACATAAGTATTCATGTTTAAAGACGCTTCTTGAAGCTCACACAAAATTGAAAATAAGTTATGAAAGGCTGAATGTAAGGACATTTCTTgtgaaaataaaaatattttgGTTGTTTCATAGAACATTTAAAAAAAAGCCCTAGTTTTTTCCCAATCAACAGAAAAAGGTGGGTCAGAAAGGTAAAAAAAACTCCAAGGATCCTCATCCTCTAACTTTTCAAATCTTGCTTGGAACTTTTCAGCAGTATCCAACATCAAGTAAGTGAAATTTCACCTTGTAGAAACATCAAGGCAAAGTTTTCTTTTACTTGTTATCCCTGCAATTTCTATACACTCcttaaacttttaattttttttttggtGAATACCTCACAAACCTAACAACATTTCAAATACTTTCGATAAATAACTTATGATCTTTTTGTCCATCTCTCGTTACGAAGTTTAAGATATGGGCATCATACCTCATATGCAAAAAAAAACCCTTCATCCATTAAATCATTCTTGTTCTCAATTCTTTTTTTCCAATACGACACAACCACATCATTACATGATACATTGTCTAAGGGTAATTGTTGACTTTTTCCTAACTCCTCATTCCTTCAAAATATTCTCCGTTTTTTTACTTATGGTGTCACCTTTGTTATTTGGAACTAAACTAAAACTAATAATTTTTTTATGGTAGTTCCATGCACTATCAATGAAGTGCATAGTTGTTTCTATGTAACTAAGGTTTTGAATAGAAGTCCAACATCCAGTGGTTAGTGCAACCTTAGCATAATCCGATTTAAAAAGGGATTTAAGTTTTAACATTTCAGCTAGGTAAAGTTGAAAGCAATGCCTAGAAACAATCCTCTTTGAAGGGATTTTATGGTTGTAATTGTTTACATATTTGCTTAACCCCCCAAACCACTCAAAAGAAATACCCATCAAGAATAACAAAGGTAGTAATAGCCTTTCTACATGCTTGAGCATTGAACATTTGCCTTATTAAACCTAAAAAAAACACCCTCATACCTTACAAGGTTTGTTTGTATGGGATCTTTCAATAAAAGGTTAGGGTTTTGTGACACACTTTCGAGTGAGGTAGCATGTTATATGTTCCATGTGATTTAGGTTCACATATGTATCTTTTATGATGTTGTTTACCCGCGATTATTGGTCCAGGCTCCTCATATAAAATATTAAAGTTTGACAAAACATGAGAAGTTTTCCTAGTTCCACTAGCATTAGGTTTCCTTTTTTTTTCCTACGAGTGGAAAGGGGAGGAAGTGTATCTCCAACATCTGTTGGTTGTGTTGGTTGAGTAGGGGAAACATGATATTCTATAATACACTTTGACACATACACATATCTATATTTTATATAACGTATGCACATAATATACCTAAGTGACTAACAAACATCCATACATACAACCTTATATCATGTCATTTACTATTTTAAACACACAAACAACTAAATTGTATATAGTGTATGCACGTCATATACTTTGAGTCACTAACAAACAACCATACACACAATTTTATATATCATATCATTTACACTTTTAAACATATAAACACCTAAATTGTATATAATGTATGCACACAATCATATATCACTTTGAGAAAACACACAAGCATACCTTGACCCACTCCTTACAAGCTAACATTTCCAATTCCATATAAGCTATCATCTCCAACTCCATACAAACTATCATTTTTGACTCCATGCAAGCTATTTTCTCCATATTCCATCTTCCAATTAAAAAAAGATAATGGATAGCAAGAACAAGACAATAGAATATTATGAGCTTAAACATCATATTATAAGGTTAAGATAGACATAGACTCAAACATCATATTATAACATAGTATTACATATTATGAACTTAAACATCATATTATAACATATTTTAAACTTAAACTCAAGCAAATTTTCACTGAACATCATATTATAAGATTAAGATAAACTTAAACTCAAAGTCTCAAACATTATATTATAACATATTACAAACTTAAACATCATATTATAACATATTATGAACTTAAACTCAAATAAATTTTTACAGCATATATTTCCACTGATTTCACAAAGTTAAAAATATTATAAACGTATGCTCCTTTGATTCAAACATCAAACTCATGCTACTAAAAATCATTCCTTCAATTCAAACACACTACTAAAAATCCAACCCCATATTCCTTCGATTCAAATATCAAACATCAAATTCCTGCTACTAAAAATCATTCTTTTGATTCAAATATAGTACTAAAAATCGAAACCCATACTCTTTCACGAAAATTACTTTTCTAAATAAccaaaacaaaaaataaaaataaaaatccaTGCAAAATATTTTATTAACATTAAACAAACAAGCGTTAAAATATGAAATTTTCACTCCTTTATGTTTGATGACGCACGGTGGGCTAAAGCCAATGTGTCCTTCTTTACCCTCAGACTATCATGATAACATCTTTGGACAGTTGTCTGATCTCCTTGGATCACCCTAATGCATTCGTTTGATAGTGAATATTTCATGTTGAGATATATGGTACATAGGGTGGCGCCTAAAAGGTTGAAGATAAACCTACCTATGATCATATTTTATAAGGAATAAGCATTTATACCAAGGTACTTGACTTTGACCATCTTCGCATTTTCGTTCAGCCCAAAAACCATCTTAAGGGTGATGTATGTGGAGTTATGTGCTTACAAGCACCAAAAAGTGTCAACCACAAGTCTCTTCACAAGGCCTGAGTAAGGCGGGGCAAGTTCATGTACCACCTTAGTGTGACATCCTTAAAGGTTCTAGAGAGTAACTTGCACGTTAAAGATTCTTCGTAGTCGTTAAAAGTACAATAGTGAGAGAACTTTTACTTGTTTACGTAATGACTGAGGGGTCCTATATTTTCTCTCCTAAATCTTTTCTCTTTCTAAACCTTGGAGGTTGGGGTATTTATAGAGACCTGCGAGATTAGTTAAGTTTGTATGCCATAACCCCATCATGGAGAACATGGGGATAAATAAAAGTCTTTCTCTCTAGATTGTGGGGAGACAATTTTCTCTCCTCCTTGATATGCTTCTACTATCCATGAGACAAACGAGACAGATAGTGGGTGAAAAACTTCAATTTCGCCAGAGGACTAGCCATTCCCACTTAGGCGCCCACACCACTTTGGGGCATCCATATCCGCCTTGGACGACTAGCCCGCTTTCTGTCCCTAATTGAGGTTTAACCAAAAACATACTTTGGCACGAATCATTCCTTATTCAAACTTAAATAAGTGATCTCAGTCCAATCACTTTGTACTTTAATTAATATCTTGATAAAATTTATAACATTAAATATGAAAAAACTATTGAATATTTAACATATTTATATTCTATTTCTATTAAAATATGAAATtgataaattttattttattttatatttgttttatttaatttttttaatatatattttttaattttactttgaaaAATTGTTATAAACTAAATATAGACGTTCTTACTAAAATGTGGTTggtaaaaaaatgaaaattattaaaataacatgctaaaaaatactaaaaaatacTAGTGACGAGAAACTTTTCATTTAAAATATATTGGACAAACTCATATAACAAAACTCAAGAGACATGTGCAATCGATAAATCTATATCTAATAAAGAATAATGAGAAAACTGAGTTACGAGAATAATATATTTAGAATAACAGAATTATATAAAAGAGAAATCTAAGAAATGAGAGATAAGATTTGTTAAcaattataataaaaaataaatataaaaatttatAATATCTGAACTCCATTAAAAAAATTGATTGcaaaattataataaaatataataaatttttaaaaattatgtaAAAATTTGTTTAACATCATAAAAATGatctaactaatattttttttaatttatttatcaAATTTACAACaaaattaatataaatttatATTCTAAATAGTTCATTATATTTAAGAACTAATAATTGACAACAAAAATAAGATAGAAGGAATCACTTTTTAGTTACCAAATTCCTTATTATTGCTGCAAATGACACTATAAGAAGGACAAGGCGCAGCTGATGATGCTAAAGGGTTAAAAAGAAGAAGATTGAGGAAATGACATCTACAATGAAGCAGAGGTGTGAAAGCTCAGAGTGTAAAAGATGATAAACCGATAACGGGAGACAAGGACACCCCCAGGACAAAGGTGTAATAGTCACTACTGAAAGCAAAGAAATCTATCGCTGGTAAATCTCCGTTAACATCGTTTGCATGCACTGGGATTATCCATTTTGTAATATACTGACTTTTAGTAAGTTCTGTAAAAACCAGATTACAAATATAATGAGTGTACAAATAAATGTCTATCCAAAACTCAATGAATTTTAAGTATCCTCTTATACTCTAGTCTAGAGACATGAGATCAAGAGAATTCAGACTTATTTCTCAATGTATTTGCATGCACTGATGCTTACTCTTACTCGTTACATTTTTCAATCGCGGGCTTGTCTTCATTATCGAGAGTAAAAGCTTCTTTGTCATTTGTCGATGAAACACGACCAATTGTTGCTTCACACTAGCATAATAAAAGTGAACACAAACATCAACAAGGTTAGAACATAACACAGAACATATCTACAAAAGCATACAATCTCAAAGTAGCAAACAGACCTGGATAGACATTGGGTTTGTGGAGTTACATTCATTATTGATGTTTTGCATAACTTGTTGTGAGTTCACATTTGGCATTGGAAAAGAAAACATTGGAGCGCACGGCATTGGCATGTGGAGTCCATGGCAAGGAAGTCCGAACATTTGAGGATTTGGCCTTGCCGCCGCCATCCCATGTAAAGCAGAAAGTCCAGATGCATGTGCAGCTGGTAGATGAGTTCCTTCAAATTGAGGCACCCCTAACCCCATTTGCATGGCTGAAAAGGGAGACATATGCATCTGCTGCATTCCCGCAGGTAACATCATCGGCATGTATAAACCACCTCCTCTCATTGACATTATCTGCATAAAAAGATAAGAAACAAGGATGTATATAATGTGAAAATATCAAAATTCAAAGGATTGAAAGGAAGATGTAAAAGAGAAGAGAAAGAATACTTCCAGTTGGAGTTGAAGGGTTTTAAGATACTCAATTGCCTCATCCAGCATGGAAGCTTTATCCACCTAAGACATATTAAGCACAAAAACAAAATATATTTAAGATATTTAGTTCTAAAAATTTATCAGAAAAAAAAAATGCCAACCTTATTGCAATTCGGTATGAGTTCTTGCAATGTCCGCATCTTCTCATTGATCGTGTCTCTTCGTTTCTGCACGAATGAATACCAGAAGTTTATAATCACATAAATCAGAAACACTATTGCTAACAATACTCTTGAGATGGAAAATTTGTGGTCTCACCCTTTCAGATAGATTGTGTACTTCAGCCGAACGGTTTCTCTTCGAGCCAAAACCTCCTCGTCCATGAGCTTTCTTTTTAATACCGACCGATTCATCCTCAACGTCCTACAGGTTAACAAAAAATTGCTTATAGTAAAACACACTTATATAAATCATAAGATAGTTTAAGAAATAGGACAGTGAAATTCTAAGATTTTTACTTCACTTTGGCTGTGCCAATCGAAATCCTCAGAGTATATATTTTTTCCCTTCAAATTTTGATTCGGGTCATCTGAGTCTCTATATGCTCTATTATCCGAGCAAACAGAAGAAGAGACTTCTGCTGGTTTCGTACATTTTTCGACATCTTTTTGACAATATCTACCACTTTTACCAAGAACTTGATTCGAAGTTCGACCAACCTTGAAGACATCTGCGTCCTGCTCTGGAGATTTCGGCTTCAAATATTTCAAATCAGGCCTATTGTTCTTTATTCCCACACTTTGTGATCTTGAAGAAGACAAACTAATTTTCAGAAGATTAGCCTTCACAATAGCAACAGGTTTTGCAAAATGGGTGAAATTCACTATGGTTGAGGAAGATGGAATGTCATTTTCAAGCGATGGTTGACATTGATGCAACAGCGATGGCATCATTATCAAATCATCATGATGACCCTTAAGAGTATGAGACGGTAAAGTCTTACAAGTTGGACTCTTTTCACCTCTAGATTGAACCTGCACTGAAATCTGGTCATTTTCCGAAACCAGCTCAAGCAAATCGTTTTTGTGTCTGCATTGAATCAGTCAAAAACAGTGTTATTAAAACTATTAAAAAGAATCAAATACATTTA encodes:
- the LOC127132501 gene encoding transcription factor PIF3, which gives rise to MMHLHEFYGMSKQKVDHKEINKDQSSVHKNDLLELVSENDQISVQVQSRGEKSPTCKTLPSHTLKGHHDDLIMMPSLLHQCQPSLENDIPSSSTIVNFTHFAKPVAIVKANLLKISLSSSRSQSVGIKNNRPDLKYLKPKSPEQDADVFKVGRTSNQVLGKSGRYCQKDVEKCTKPAEVSSSVCSDNRAYRDSDDPNQNLKGKNIYSEDFDWHSQSEDVEDESVGIKKKAHGRGGFGSKRNRSAEVHNLSERKRRDTINEKMRTLQELIPNCNKVDKASMLDEAIEYLKTLQLQLEIMSMRGGGLYMPMMLPAGMQQMHMSPFSAMQMGLGVPQFEGTHLPAAHASGLSALHGMAAARPNPQMFGLPCHGLHMPMPCAPMFSFPMPNVNSQQVMQNINNECNSTNPMSIQCEATIGRVSSTNDKEAFTLDNEDKPAIEKCNETY